The proteins below come from a single Phycisphaerae bacterium genomic window:
- a CDS encoding ThiF family adenylyltransferase, whose amino-acid sequence MDANRRADRGQRLVPEIPDNQSFKVLGLGGTGGIFNQYAALFVASTLMRQNRRARWVLVDGDSYEHSNAARQIFKRLTNKAAASLEGMLEFPIFAEGPLTLVAVERYVNEETIADIIREGDVVSANFDNHPSRRLVADYCSQLRDVAVFFSGNDGVEPDPGTGRMQRGTHGSVYVQIRKGGRDVTKSPCHWHPELRGASYQRLPGGPSCVDLLAGAPQILLSNFYAAALEFAAFYLYFCGALHYAEAHFDWAECMVRPSAIPVAPAEGASV is encoded by the coding sequence ATGGATGCCAATCGACGAGCAGACCGTGGACAGCGCCTGGTTCCTGAAATCCCGGACAACCAGTCCTTCAAAGTCCTCGGGCTTGGCGGCACCGGCGGGATCTTCAACCAGTATGCCGCGCTTTTCGTCGCCTCGACCCTGATGCGGCAGAACCGCAGGGCACGGTGGGTTCTCGTCGATGGGGATTCCTATGAGCACTCGAACGCCGCCCGGCAGATCTTCAAACGACTGACAAACAAAGCAGCGGCGAGTCTCGAGGGCATGCTCGAGTTCCCCATCTTTGCCGAGGGGCCGCTGACGCTCGTGGCCGTCGAACGCTACGTGAACGAGGAGACGATCGCGGACATTATCCGGGAGGGCGACGTGGTCAGCGCTAATTTCGACAACCACCCGAGCCGGCGACTGGTTGCGGATTACTGTTCCCAGCTCCGCGACGTCGCCGTCTTCTTCTCTGGAAACGATGGTGTTGAACCGGACCCCGGCACCGGCCGGATGCAGCGCGGCACGCACGGCTCCGTCTACGTCCAGATACGCAAGGGCGGCCGGGATGTCACCAAGTCACCCTGTCACTGGCACCCTGAGCTTCGCGGCGCATCATACCAGCGTCTTCCCGGCGGGCCCTCATGCGTCGACCTGCTGGCTGGCGCCCCTCAGATCCTGCTTTCGAACTTCTACGCGGCCGCCCTTGAGTTTGCAGCGTTCTATCTGTATTTCTGCGGCGCGCTACACTATGCAGAGGCCCACTTCGATTGGGCGGAGTGCATGGTCAGGCCGTCTGCGATCCCCGTCGCACCGGCGGAAGGGGCATCGGTGTGA
- a CDS encoding AAA family ATPase, translating into MAKNKAGTEELKQLIMEAGVPDEHKAVLIHQIITHDPEQGLSVIRMLIELGTAAKANEQAKKLAAQYRERLEEMQRGSTRSGVFLQHAEEKGGMRRAHVRLQDGMAITLPVPDEKLAEALRRGDSVEIDREGKAIIGSQPCGDRSGEIAILGKRVGDYVDVTLREQEGQHFLASQRLTDQIEAGEVEPGAKIVVSARQEMAFYALPGAGSKFEHYKFLSKEPVPTVTVDDLGDPPSYILEILEDVELTLSDRHEWLRKRWNAPLLTTLLLQGGTGTGKTYSLMALHRAIYDRIASISGVPSEELPPRCFRLNAASTLSHLLGVSDKNIDRLFSEAEQMAGEPVELNGKFYHLPCIVILEEIDALARRRSVNDADNEAVYSRLCSGLLAKVDPTRKDLADKHLIVIATTNLVEALDSAFTRRFQVTRFGHLDRHHFRSVIAKHLGRLPVALQGEPGEKAARQRLVSEAEAFLFAPNGDPGQLQVYLVGSSTPMIIYRRQMLTPAIVAKAVEQAARRVRRQEAKTGREVGITTRVLLGALDRQIRDVAEMCNRGNITGYVDVGAGQISDVRLIEQSPIVSSHELLRAAS; encoded by the coding sequence ATGGCCAAGAACAAGGCTGGGACCGAGGAACTCAAGCAGTTGATCATGGAGGCCGGTGTTCCTGACGAGCACAAGGCCGTGCTGATTCATCAGATCATCACCCACGATCCCGAACAGGGTCTGAGCGTGATTCGCATGTTGATTGAACTGGGGACCGCCGCCAAGGCGAACGAGCAGGCGAAGAAGCTCGCTGCGCAGTACCGGGAGAGGCTTGAGGAGATGCAGCGCGGATCGACGCGATCCGGTGTATTCCTACAGCATGCCGAAGAGAAAGGCGGGATGCGCCGGGCCCATGTTCGGCTGCAGGACGGCATGGCGATTACGCTACCCGTTCCCGACGAGAAGCTTGCCGAAGCGCTTCGTCGGGGCGACTCGGTCGAGATCGACCGGGAGGGCAAGGCCATCATCGGCTCGCAGCCGTGTGGCGATCGCTCGGGGGAGATCGCCATCCTCGGCAAGCGCGTGGGGGACTACGTGGACGTGACCCTCCGTGAGCAGGAAGGCCAGCATTTCCTCGCTTCTCAGCGGTTGACCGATCAGATCGAGGCCGGCGAGGTGGAACCGGGGGCGAAGATCGTAGTGAGCGCCCGGCAGGAGATGGCGTTCTACGCCCTCCCCGGGGCCGGCAGCAAGTTCGAGCACTATAAGTTCCTCTCCAAAGAACCTGTGCCCACGGTGACGGTCGACGATCTTGGCGATCCGCCAAGCTATATTCTCGAAATCCTTGAAGATGTTGAGTTGACGTTGAGCGACCGGCATGAATGGCTGCGGAAGCGCTGGAATGCGCCGCTGCTCACGACGCTCCTGCTGCAGGGTGGAACCGGGACCGGCAAGACGTACAGCCTGATGGCTCTGCACCGGGCCATCTATGATCGGATCGCCTCAATCAGCGGCGTTCCCTCGGAGGAACTCCCCCCGAGGTGCTTCCGTCTGAATGCGGCTTCCACCTTGAGCCACCTGCTGGGGGTCTCCGACAAGAACATCGACCGGCTGTTCTCGGAGGCCGAGCAAATGGCCGGCGAGCCCGTGGAACTCAACGGCAAGTTCTATCATCTGCCCTGCATCGTGATACTCGAGGAGATAGATGCCCTTGCCCGACGGCGTTCGGTGAACGACGCCGACAACGAGGCGGTGTACTCACGGCTGTGCAGCGGCCTGCTGGCCAAGGTCGATCCGACGCGGAAAGACCTTGCTGACAAGCACCTGATCGTGATCGCCACGACGAACCTGGTCGAGGCCTTGGACAGTGCATTTACCCGTCGCTTCCAGGTCACGCGGTTTGGCCATCTCGACCGGCACCACTTCCGCTCGGTGATCGCCAAACATCTCGGCAGGCTGCCGGTCGCGCTCCAGGGTGAGCCCGGCGAGAAGGCCGCACGACAGCGCCTGGTTTCGGAGGCTGAGGCATTCCTGTTCGCGCCGAACGGCGATCCCGGGCAACTCCAGGTCTACCTTGTCGGCAGCAGCACGCCGATGATCATCTACCGTCGCCAGATGCTCACGCCGGCGATTGTTGCCAAGGCGGTCGAACAGGCTGCGCGCAGGGTTCGTCGGCAGGAGGCCAAGACCGGCCGGGAGGTCGGAATCACCACCCGCGTCCTTCTCGGCGCGTTGGATCGGCAGATCCGCGATGTTGCGGAGATGTGCAATCGCGGCAATATCACGGGATACGTGGATGTCGGGGCCGGCCAGATCAGCGACGTCCGCCTGATTGAGCAATCCCCGATCGTTTCGAGCCATGAACTGCTGAGGGCCGCGTCATGA
- a CDS encoding ThiF family adenylyltransferase, with the protein MAEHRPRLRRLERLSRVKAVAAPERVARMPAFSGSRPDVDPDRVLGRLQVILAGAGSVGGPCILSVARQDPRAIIIADPKPYKPESLLTNSVIFPRDLRRWKADHVAKCCVEVSRSTRVDAFVGGFEDLPLTRVAGVDFIFCCTDRMAAELHVARAAMHLGIPVIYCNVEGSSGLYQIRYFANSDPQDACPACNMTPAELRMAADDGPGFSCEMVGERDQAGREEPVTRSIPALCALAGHMGALLMNKVTLRLGQPLPNSCLVEGTFIRPGYAAVIPLGRNQDCVEDHSRWRCRPLAKPLRGHAIRELLEVSGMSSDGGDAVLGLGDDFRYVVRAECPRCGPRSIGRFWSKRRNRRCRCGAELRTNSFHTFDAVPLSVLRPQLDQRVATLGATSASWALIRHHGAGTWLSWKDAEGVGES; encoded by the coding sequence GTGGCCGAGCACCGACCGAGGCTCAGGAGACTCGAGCGGTTGTCCCGCGTCAAGGCGGTGGCCGCCCCTGAGCGGGTTGCCCGCATGCCGGCCTTCTCGGGCTCACGGCCGGACGTCGATCCGGACCGGGTGCTCGGACGGTTGCAGGTCATTCTCGCCGGCGCGGGCTCCGTAGGGGGGCCGTGCATCCTGAGCGTTGCACGGCAGGATCCGAGAGCGATTATCATTGCCGATCCGAAACCCTACAAGCCCGAATCCTTGTTGACGAACAGCGTGATCTTCCCGCGGGACCTGCGCCGGTGGAAGGCAGACCACGTGGCGAAGTGCTGCGTTGAGGTCAGCCGCAGCACTCGGGTCGATGCTTTTGTTGGCGGCTTTGAGGATTTGCCCCTCACGCGCGTAGCGGGCGTGGACTTCATCTTCTGTTGCACGGACCGGATGGCGGCGGAGCTGCATGTGGCCCGGGCGGCGATGCATCTGGGCATCCCGGTCATTTACTGCAACGTCGAGGGCTCGAGCGGCCTATACCAGATCCGGTATTTCGCGAACAGCGACCCACAAGATGCCTGCCCTGCGTGCAACATGACACCGGCGGAGCTGCGCATGGCTGCGGACGACGGGCCGGGCTTCTCGTGCGAAATGGTCGGAGAGAGGGATCAGGCCGGCCGAGAGGAACCGGTCACGCGGAGCATTCCTGCGCTCTGTGCGCTGGCGGGGCACATGGGCGCACTGTTGATGAACAAGGTCACCCTCCGTCTGGGCCAACCTCTGCCAAACAGTTGCCTAGTGGAGGGGACTTTCATCCGGCCCGGGTACGCCGCGGTCATTCCGCTTGGTCGCAACCAAGACTGCGTCGAAGACCATTCTCGGTGGCGGTGTCGTCCGCTCGCCAAGCCGCTTCGCGGGCATGCGATTCGCGAACTGCTGGAGGTCTCCGGCATGAGCAGCGACGGCGGCGATGCCGTGCTTGGTCTTGGCGACGATTTCCGCTACGTGGTTCGTGCGGAATGCCCCCGTTGCGGCCCACGGTCAATCGGGCGGTTCTGGAGCAAACGCCGAAACCGGCGCTGCCGTTGTGGCGCCGAGCTCCGCACGAATTCGTTTCACACTTTCGACGCGGTTCCGCTGAGCGTGTTACGCCCTCAGCTCGATCAGCGAGTCGCGACTCTGGGGGCGACGAGCGCGTCCTGGGCACTGATTCGTCACCACGGAGCGGGCACGTGGCTTTCTTGGAAGGACGCTGAAGGGGTAGGTGAATCATGA
- a CDS encoding efflux RND transporter permease subunit: MISRFFIDRPIFAAVLSIVITIAGVAAFTTLPIAQYPEIAPPTVQVSCAYPGANARVVAETIAAPIEQQVNGVENMLYMSSQCTNDGVYSLTVTFKLGTNLDMAQVLVQNRVSLALPVLPDVVKQTGVTTKKKSPSVLLVVNLLSPDGRYDQLYLSNYATTQIKDHLARLDGVGDVTLFGQQDYSMRVWLDPEKLAARNLTADDVTSALKEQNVQVAAGQIGQPPVKHRQDFQYTMSTLGRLTDPEQFGEIIVKTGSSGQISRLRDIAEIELGAKSQDQSCSLDGKPSVGLAIFQSPGSNALATADRLRAKMEELKKGFPEGLDYSIVYDTTPFVRESIHEVGKALRDAFILVAIVVLVFLQNWRSTLIPLIAVPVSLVGTFAVMALLGFSLNNLSLFGLVLAIGVVVDDAIVVVENVERWIEHGLSPREAAYRSMEEVTVAVIAIAFGLSAVFIPTAFISGISGQFYRQFALTIATSTLISAFNSLTLSPALAALLLKPRDQQRDILTRVMNLTLGWFFKGFNWMFGWMTAGYGHTVRFVIRGAVVALLAFGCLLYATYHGLVTVPTGFIPTQDKGYLIASVQLPDSASLQRTQDVMARVDAIVRGTKGVKHTVAVAGQSFLLGANGSNFGSLFIVLDDFENRPGRELYSEVIAMKLRRTFFVEVQDAMVGVFGAPPVDGLGTAGGFKIMLQDRGSNGLAALQEQTDNLVARANQQPGLAGVSSMFRANTPQLYVDVDRVKCKTLGVPLNHVFNTLQANLGGLYVNDFNQFDRTWQVNIQADSSFRSRPEDVAQLKVRNATGNMVPLGAVAKVEETSGPVMINRYNMFPAASINGATQSGFSSGQAIEIMEQLAAEELPPSMKAEWTELTYLEILAGNTAVFIFPLCVLFVFLTHSAEYESWLLPLAIILIAPLSISFALLGVSYFGISNNIFVQIGFVVLVGLACKNAVLIVEFAKQQHEHGKPPRDAAVEASRLRLRPILMTSFAFILGVVPLATATGAGMEMRRTLGIAVLAGMLGVTICGLLLTPVFYAVLQGLAGRLSRSKTAAKVADG; the protein is encoded by the coding sequence GTGATCTCGCGTTTCTTCATCGATCGACCGATCTTTGCCGCGGTGCTCTCGATCGTCATCACTATTGCGGGCGTCGCGGCCTTCACGACGCTGCCCATCGCCCAGTACCCTGAGATCGCCCCCCCGACGGTGCAGGTTTCCTGTGCCTATCCCGGCGCGAACGCGAGGGTGGTGGCGGAGACCATCGCCGCCCCCATCGAGCAGCAGGTGAACGGCGTGGAGAACATGCTTTACATGTCCTCGCAGTGCACCAACGACGGCGTGTACTCGCTCACCGTGACTTTCAAGCTGGGCACCAATCTGGATATGGCCCAGGTGCTGGTGCAGAACCGCGTGTCCCTGGCGTTGCCGGTGCTGCCGGACGTCGTCAAGCAAACGGGCGTGACCACGAAGAAGAAGAGCCCGAGCGTCCTTCTGGTGGTCAACCTGTTGTCGCCCGATGGACGCTACGATCAGCTTTATCTGAGCAACTATGCGACAACGCAAATCAAGGATCACTTAGCTCGTCTGGACGGCGTCGGTGACGTCACGCTCTTCGGTCAGCAGGACTACAGCATGCGGGTCTGGCTTGATCCGGAGAAGCTGGCCGCCCGCAACCTGACTGCCGACGACGTGACCAGCGCCCTGAAGGAGCAGAACGTACAGGTGGCTGCGGGTCAGATCGGCCAGCCGCCCGTCAAGCACCGCCAGGATTTCCAGTACACGATGAGCACTCTTGGCCGGCTGACCGATCCCGAGCAGTTCGGCGAGATCATCGTGAAGACCGGATCCTCGGGCCAGATCAGCCGCCTCCGCGACATCGCCGAGATTGAACTGGGAGCCAAGAGCCAGGACCAGTCCTGCTCGCTGGACGGCAAGCCCAGCGTGGGGCTTGCGATCTTCCAGTCGCCCGGCTCGAATGCCCTGGCCACGGCCGACCGGCTCCGGGCGAAGATGGAGGAACTCAAGAAGGGTTTCCCGGAGGGCCTCGACTATTCGATCGTCTACGACACGACGCCTTTCGTCCGCGAGTCCATCCACGAAGTCGGGAAAGCCCTCCGCGACGCCTTCATCCTGGTGGCGATCGTCGTTCTCGTTTTCCTCCAGAACTGGCGTTCCACGCTGATTCCACTGATCGCTGTGCCCGTGTCGCTGGTCGGTACGTTCGCGGTGATGGCTCTGCTGGGCTTCAGCCTCAACAACCTCTCCCTGTTCGGGCTGGTGCTTGCGATTGGCGTGGTGGTTGATGATGCCATCGTGGTGGTCGAGAACGTGGAACGCTGGATCGAACACGGCCTGTCACCCAGGGAAGCGGCGTACCGATCGATGGAGGAAGTGACCGTTGCGGTGATCGCCATTGCGTTCGGTCTGAGTGCGGTGTTCATCCCGACGGCCTTCATCAGCGGGATCAGCGGGCAGTTCTACCGGCAATTCGCCCTGACAATCGCCACCTCGACGCTGATCTCGGCGTTCAATTCGCTGACGTTGAGCCCGGCGCTGGCGGCGCTCCTGCTCAAGCCGCGCGATCAGCAGCGGGACATCCTGACCCGGGTCATGAACCTGACTCTGGGTTGGTTCTTCAAGGGCTTCAACTGGATGTTCGGATGGATGACCGCCGGCTACGGGCATACGGTGCGATTCGTGATTCGAGGCGCGGTCGTGGCTCTGCTGGCGTTCGGCTGCCTGCTCTATGCGACCTACCACGGGTTGGTGACCGTGCCGACCGGCTTTATTCCCACGCAGGACAAGGGGTACCTGATCGCCAGTGTGCAGTTGCCGGACTCGGCCTCGCTTCAGCGCACCCAGGACGTCATGGCCCGGGTGGACGCGATCGTCCGTGGCACCAAGGGGGTCAAGCACACCGTGGCCGTTGCGGGCCAGTCGTTCCTTTTGGGGGCGAACGGCTCTAATTTCGGCTCGCTGTTCATCGTTCTGGATGACTTCGAGAACCGCCCTGGCCGTGAGCTGTACTCGGAGGTCATCGCCATGAAGCTGCGGAGGACCTTTTTTGTCGAGGTTCAGGACGCGATGGTAGGCGTGTTCGGGGCTCCCCCGGTCGATGGGCTGGGCACGGCCGGCGGCTTCAAGATCATGCTCCAGGACCGAGGCAGCAATGGGCTGGCGGCTCTGCAGGAGCAGACGGACAACCTGGTCGCCAGGGCCAACCAGCAACCGGGTCTGGCCGGCGTGTCCTCGATGTTCCGGGCGAATACTCCACAGCTTTATGTCGATGTGGATCGGGTCAAGTGCAAGACGCTGGGCGTGCCCCTGAACCACGTGTTCAACACCCTCCAGGCCAATCTGGGCGGGCTCTACGTGAACGATTTCAACCAGTTCGATCGCACCTGGCAGGTCAATATCCAGGCCGACTCCTCCTTCCGCAGCCGGCCGGAAGACGTCGCTCAGCTCAAGGTCCGCAACGCCACCGGCAACATGGTACCTCTCGGAGCAGTGGCCAAGGTCGAGGAAACCAGCGGCCCGGTCATGATCAATCGGTACAACATGTTTCCCGCGGCATCGATCAACGGGGCTACACAGTCAGGTTTCAGCTCCGGTCAGGCGATCGAGATCATGGAGCAACTTGCGGCCGAGGAGCTTCCTCCCTCGATGAAGGCGGAGTGGACGGAATTGACCTACCTGGAGATTCTGGCTGGAAACACAGCGGTGTTCATCTTCCCGCTGTGCGTTTTGTTCGTGTTCCTGACTCACTCGGCCGAATATGAGAGCTGGCTGCTGCCCCTGGCGATCATCCTGATCGCGCCGTTGAGCATTTCGTTCGCCCTGCTGGGGGTTTCATACTTCGGGATCTCCAACAACATTTTTGTCCAGATCGGATTCGTGGTCCTGGTTGGTCTGGCGTGCAAGAACGCAGTGCTGATCGTGGAGTTCGCCAAGCAGCAGCATGAGCACGGCAAGCCGCCGAGAGATGCCGCGGTGGAGGCGTCGCGACTGCGGCTGCGTCCGATCCTGATGACTTCGTTTGCCTTCATTCTCGGGGTCGTTCCGCTCGCGACGGCTACGGGCGCGGGGATGGAGATGCGGCGGACTCTCGGCATCGCGGTGCTGGCCGGCATGCTCGGGGTGACGATCTGTGGCCTGCTGCTGACCCCGGTGTTTTACGCTGTTCTTCAGGGCTTGGCCGGTCGATTGTCGCGATCCAAGACCGCGGCGAAGGTGGCAGACGGCTGA
- a CDS encoding efflux RND transporter periplasmic adaptor subunit has translation MSQPAAIRAWTITMALLFGAAIHGCERRKPTSVPAPPPNVTIAQPVTRMFTDTIEATGTTTSKEEIELRAQVGGYLQSVNYQPRAMVKKGTLLFQIDPRPYEDQLAQAKAHLEVAKTEHAFAEAKLARLEDAFKSRSVSELEVIQQRADRDRLKASIDLATARVDAAEHSLAYTRILAPLDGRVSRNVPGVGALIDPSQTKLATIVDDSIVYAYFNLSEADVLRLRRSRPNLAADKEIPKDRLRVFVGLMNEKGHPHEGTIDYWAPQMDSSTGTQEVRGRFVNDGSLMGGLFVRVRIPVSVPRPVLMVAERAMGFDQGQRYLLVANNETVEYRRVQVGALENGMRVVTHGVSEGDWVIVNGIQRAKPGVRVNVQRASMEAFVDTGTRPAAASGPTVERATTHPVQ, from the coding sequence ATGAGTCAGCCAGCGGCAATCCGAGCGTGGACGATCACCATGGCCCTGCTTTTTGGCGCTGCGATCCATGGGTGTGAGCGCCGCAAGCCAACGAGCGTGCCTGCGCCTCCGCCGAACGTCACGATTGCCCAGCCGGTGACACGGATGTTCACTGACACGATCGAGGCAACCGGGACGACCACGAGCAAGGAGGAGATCGAATTGCGGGCCCAGGTCGGGGGTTACCTGCAGAGCGTCAACTACCAACCGCGAGCGATGGTCAAGAAGGGGACCTTGCTCTTCCAGATCGATCCGCGTCCGTATGAGGACCAACTGGCCCAGGCGAAGGCCCACCTCGAAGTAGCCAAGACGGAGCACGCCTTCGCAGAGGCGAAGCTCGCGCGCCTGGAGGATGCTTTCAAGTCACGGTCGGTCAGCGAGCTGGAAGTCATTCAGCAGCGGGCGGATCGGGATCGCCTCAAGGCCTCGATCGACTTGGCCACGGCCCGGGTGGACGCCGCTGAGCACAGCCTGGCGTATACGCGGATCCTGGCCCCGCTGGACGGCCGCGTGAGCCGGAACGTCCCCGGCGTGGGGGCGCTGATCGACCCCAGTCAGACCAAGTTGGCCACAATCGTTGATGACAGCATCGTGTACGCCTACTTCAACCTGAGCGAGGCGGACGTGCTGAGACTCCGGCGGTCGCGCCCGAATCTGGCGGCGGACAAGGAGATTCCGAAAGACAGGCTCCGGGTCTTCGTGGGACTGATGAATGAGAAAGGCCACCCGCACGAAGGCACGATCGACTACTGGGCGCCCCAGATGGACAGCAGCACGGGCACACAAGAGGTCCGCGGCAGGTTTGTCAATGACGGCAGCCTCATGGGCGGGCTGTTTGTTCGGGTGCGGATTCCGGTCAGCGTACCTCGCCCCGTGCTGATGGTCGCGGAGCGGGCGATGGGATTTGACCAGGGGCAGCGTTATTTGCTCGTAGCCAACAACGAGACTGTCGAGTACCGCCGCGTGCAGGTGGGGGCGCTGGAGAATGGGATGCGTGTGGTGACTCATGGCGTATCCGAGGGTGACTGGGTCATCGTCAACGGCATCCAGCGGGCGAAACCGGGTGTGAGAGTCAACGTTCAACGGGCGTCGATGGAGGCCTTTGTGGATACTGGCACCCGGCCCGCCGCGGCCAGCGGGCCCACTGTGGAGCGAGCAACCACCCACCCCGTACAGTGA
- a CDS encoding rhamnogalacturonan acetylesterase — MKLSACIRRSLGILVLVAAASGAGSGCRVTTPGDRQEDARTGEAHPTLSVAIVGDSTVADYADSSDRRGWGQMLPPFFTENVRFTNFARSGRSSKSFIREGLWAKVLAAKPDYVLIQFGHNDCPGKGERSTDPAGDFQDYLRRYIDDSRSIGATPILTTPVTRRNFGSDGRIRTTLTPYSDAMKKVASQKHVDLVDLHAESIALLNRLGDAGSAHLNCSPKDHTHWSPEGARVMAEIVARALPPDGLGRYARVRPPSRR, encoded by the coding sequence ATGAAGCTCTCTGCGTGCATCCGTCGTTCGCTTGGCATTCTTGTCCTGGTAGCCGCAGCCTCTGGGGCCGGTTCGGGTTGCCGCGTAACAACGCCTGGCGATCGTCAAGAAGACGCACGGACCGGCGAGGCCCACCCGACGCTGAGCGTCGCAATCGTCGGGGACTCGACGGTAGCCGACTACGCGGACAGTTCTGACAGACGCGGCTGGGGCCAGATGCTCCCCCCGTTCTTCACCGAGAATGTCCGTTTCACCAACTTCGCTCGCAGCGGTCGTAGCTCGAAGAGTTTCATCAGGGAAGGTCTGTGGGCAAAGGTGTTGGCCGCCAAGCCGGACTATGTTCTCATTCAGTTCGGCCACAACGATTGCCCCGGGAAAGGAGAACGATCCACCGATCCTGCGGGCGATTTTCAGGATTACCTGCGCCGCTACATCGACGACAGCCGATCAATCGGTGCGACACCCATCCTGACTACGCCGGTGACGCGGAGGAACTTTGGCTCGGATGGCCGGATCCGCACCACCTTGACACCGTACAGTGATGCGATGAAGAAAGTGGCCTCCCAGAAACACGTGGACCTGGTCGATCTGCATGCCGAAAGCATCGCGCTGCTCAATCGGTTGGGCGACGCAGGCAGCGCTCACCTGAACTGCAGCCCCAAAGACCACACCCATTGGTCGCCGGAAGGGGCCCGCGTGATGGCTGAGATCGTCGCCCGGGCTTTGCCGCCCGATGGATTGGGACGATATGCACGCGTCCGGCCGCCATCGCGCCGGTAA